A portion of the Parasedimentitalea marina genome contains these proteins:
- a CDS encoding permease codes for MSDITTTPSRSLTTYLPDVPLVIWMVFVTVAMGFVGDMSAPEVVRTFNTGFGSALGEFALILLPSFALAAALSQHRATPAKALATAMSPVAGAGMVCPDTAYATLSPIAGRQKLDVAFGSYAGFKLLFPAGPLIVATGLGVADPMLPVYGLVLLFPVWLAGSVWVRSVDTLARETAPTTPQPIDLRSLRPLAPFAVLALLLAIGGATNFAGLPVLDFVTLPKGALWVAAALAILDCPSAQRRACLDSAVRRTGSLLLVIGAATAFGAVLIRLVSVEALLPSGAGLLGVVSLFALATLFKLAQGSSMATFAAVAPVAGPIVAGSDMSSVAAVFAICLGSFIAILPNDSFYWLVRRDALAEVDSDGRAIWILTGGAIAQALTGLILLTSAVKVGVI; via the coding sequence ATGTCTGACATCACAACCACCCCATCACGATCTTTGACCACCTACCTGCCGGATGTGCCGCTGGTGATCTGGATGGTCTTCGTGACGGTCGCCATGGGCTTTGTCGGCGACATGTCTGCACCCGAGGTCGTCAGGACATTCAACACCGGGTTTGGCAGTGCCCTGGGTGAGTTTGCCTTGATATTGCTGCCCTCCTTTGCGCTGGCGGCTGCACTGTCCCAACACCGCGCCACACCGGCAAAAGCCCTGGCAACTGCGATGTCGCCGGTTGCCGGGGCGGGTATGGTGTGCCCGGATACGGCCTATGCCACCTTGTCCCCCATTGCCGGGCGACAAAAACTGGACGTGGCTTTTGGTTCATATGCCGGATTCAAGCTGTTGTTTCCTGCGGGACCATTGATTGTCGCAACAGGACTGGGCGTCGCTGACCCCATGCTACCGGTCTATGGGCTGGTGCTGTTGTTTCCGGTCTGGCTTGCCGGGTCGGTCTGGGTGCGCAGTGTCGACACGCTTGCCCGGGAAACCGCCCCAACCACACCCCAACCAATAGATCTGCGCAGCCTGCGCCCGCTTGCCCCTTTTGCTGTGCTGGCCCTTTTGCTGGCAATTGGCGGCGCAACGAATTTTGCCGGCCTGCCGGTTCTCGACTTTGTGACCCTGCCAAAGGGCGCGCTGTGGGTTGCCGCAGCGCTGGCCATACTGGATTGTCCCAGCGCCCAGCGCCGTGCCTGTCTCGATAGCGCAGTGCGCAGAACCGGGTCACTGCTGCTGGTCATTGGCGCGGCGACAGCCTTTGGAGCGGTCCTGATCCGGCTTGTCTCCGTTGAGGCGTTGTTGCCGTCTGGCGCGGGACTGCTGGGCGTTGTCAGTCTGTTCGCCCTTGCCACCCTGTTCAAGCTGGCACAGGGGTCCAGCATGGCAACATTTGCGGCGGTCGCACCCGTGGCAGGCCCGATTGTCGCTGGCAGCGACATGTCCAGCGTCGCGGCCGTCTTTGCAATTTGTCTGGGGTCCTTTATTGCGATCCTGCCCAATGACAGCTTCTATTGGCTGGTCAGGCGCGATGCCTTGGCAGAGGTCGACAGCGATGGCCGAGCCATATGGATACTCACCGGCGGCGCCATTGCCCAGGCGCTTACCGGGCTCATTTTACTAACCAGTGCAGTCAAAGTTGGGGTGATCTGA
- a CDS encoding 16S rRNA (uracil(1498)-N(3))-methyltransferase, whose product MSAKIRLYVEHPLGAGQSVPLDRGQAHYLFGVMRMTVGGQVKLFNGTDGEWLADVAQAGKRAGVLTCVEQTKPLQMPPDLWLLFAPIKKARTDFIVEKAAEMGAARILPVQTDFTNSERIRQDRLQAHAIEAAEQCGGTYVPQVDDLQKLSRLLDDWPEGRQLMFCDEAEVGNALQLIAQGGASRPRAEAERPPMGADGRCPAYRPGKETQPGSWAILIGPEGGFSEAERKRLHALPYSHVVSLGPRILRADTAAVAAMTLWQQTLGDW is encoded by the coding sequence ATGAGCGCAAAGATCAGACTGTATGTAGAGCACCCTTTGGGGGCAGGGCAATCGGTTCCTCTGGACCGGGGCCAGGCGCATTACCTTTTTGGGGTGATGCGGATGACGGTTGGCGGGCAGGTCAAGCTGTTCAATGGCACCGATGGCGAGTGGCTGGCCGATGTGGCACAGGCTGGCAAGCGCGCCGGTGTGCTGACCTGTGTGGAACAGACCAAGCCGCTGCAAATGCCGCCCGACTTGTGGTTGCTGTTTGCACCCATCAAAAAGGCCCGCACCGATTTCATCGTTGAAAAGGCCGCCGAGATGGGCGCCGCGCGCATTCTGCCGGTGCAGACTGATTTCACCAATTCTGAACGCATTCGTCAGGACCGCCTGCAGGCCCACGCAATCGAGGCCGCCGAGCAATGCGGCGGCACCTATGTGCCGCAGGTCGATGATTTGCAAAAACTCTCGCGCCTGCTGGATGACTGGCCCGAAGGCCGCCAGTTGATGTTCTGCGACGAGGCCGAGGTGGGCAATGCCTTGCAATTGATCGCTCAGGGCGGTGCTTCCCGTCCGCGGGCGGAAGCGGAGCGCCCGCCCATGGGGGCGGACGGGCGCTGCCCGGCCTATCGTCCGGGCAAAGAGACACAGCCTGGTTCCTGGGCTATCCTAATCGGCCCCGAGGGCGGTTTTTCCGAGGCTGAGCGCAAACGCCTGCACGCGCTGCCCTATTCCCACGTCGTCAGCCTCGGCCCGCGCATCCTGCGCGCCGATACGGCAGCGGTGGCGGCGATGACCCTGTGGCAACAGACGCTGGGCGACTGGTAG
- the gcvA gene encoding transcriptional regulator GcvA → MSLKNDRSPLPLRALQVFESASRFQNFTTAGGELGITQSAVSRKIAELEAILGTQLFRRSGPNLSLTPQGKALAMRVTYALGDLRRACAEVQPTKGSSIVTLSMLPSVAAKWLAPRLGLFTDLHPNIDLRISASRDLVDLNAAQIDGAIRYGTGRWPGLAAVWLGAETVCPVCASSIVEKFAITTPADLLKAPLLHADIAEDWAAWFSAVGLEEPKVPRGPKLGDDTAILQAALSGQGIALGRSQLVADDLQAGRLIAPFDVKLDASFSYWFVSASDPSKNLVTVRDWIVQEFA, encoded by the coding sequence ATGAGTTTAAAGAATGATAGATCTCCATTGCCCCTCCGGGCTCTGCAGGTGTTCGAGTCCGCTTCCCGGTTCCAGAACTTCACGACAGCAGGGGGCGAGCTGGGGATCACGCAAAGTGCGGTCAGCCGAAAAATTGCCGAACTGGAGGCCATCCTGGGGACGCAACTTTTTCGACGTTCTGGCCCCAACCTGTCGCTGACCCCGCAAGGTAAGGCCTTGGCGATGAGGGTGACATATGCTTTGGGCGACTTGAGACGTGCCTGTGCCGAGGTCCAGCCGACGAAAGGGTCCAGCATAGTCACGCTGTCGATGTTGCCTTCGGTGGCGGCCAAATGGCTGGCGCCCCGGCTTGGGCTGTTTACGGATTTGCATCCCAATATCGATCTGCGCATCAGCGCGTCGCGGGACCTCGTTGACTTGAACGCAGCGCAGATCGACGGGGCAATCCGGTATGGAACTGGCCGGTGGCCCGGGCTTGCTGCGGTCTGGCTGGGGGCTGAAACGGTGTGCCCCGTTTGTGCGTCCAGCATCGTTGAAAAATTCGCCATCACCACACCAGCTGATTTGCTCAAGGCTCCACTGTTACATGCGGACATCGCCGAAGACTGGGCGGCCTGGTTTAGCGCCGTTGGCCTGGAGGAGCCCAAAGTTCCCCGTGGCCCAAAGCTTGGTGATGACACTGCTATTTTGCAGGCGGCGCTGTCGGGGCAGGGCATTGCGCTGGGCCGATCGCAGCTTGTGGCGGACGACTTGCAAGCCGGCCGGTTGATCGCGCCCTTCGACGTTAAGCTGGACGCCAGTTTTAGCTATTGGTTTGTGTCTGCGTCAGATCCCAGCAAAAATCTGGTTACAGTCAGGGACTGGATCGTTCAGGAATTCGCCTAA
- the ubiA gene encoding 4-hydroxybenzoate octaprenyltransferase: MQGDAPTPDAPGPEGQVSDAVSNNWVDTRAPAWTRPYLRLSRADRPIGTWLLLIPCWWGLALAMLWDQSPRWQDAWIFVACAAGAWLMRGAGCTWNDITDRNFDGLVERTRSRPIPSGQVTVKGAVVWMVLQIALSALILFSFNQAAIAMGILALFPVAIYPFAKRFTWWPQVFLGLAFNWGAMLAWVAHTGTLNWPAVYLYLAGISWTLFYDTIYAHQDTEDDALIGVKSTARLFGKDTPVWLRRFLVIVVCMMTLAVLGAVMPNGSILALALALVAPWAMGWHLTWQLQALNTENNENLLQLFRLNRDTGLIPLIFFAAALFA; this comes from the coding sequence ATGCAAGGCGACGCCCCTACACCAGATGCTCCGGGTCCCGAGGGACAAGTTTCGGATGCTGTCAGCAACAATTGGGTGGACACCCGCGCCCCCGCCTGGACGCGGCCCTATCTGCGGCTGTCGCGGGCCGACCGACCCATTGGCACATGGTTGCTACTGATTCCCTGTTGGTGGGGTCTGGCCCTGGCCATGCTGTGGGACCAGAGCCCGCGCTGGCAGGACGCCTGGATCTTTGTCGCCTGTGCAGCGGGGGCCTGGCTGATGCGCGGTGCCGGATGCACCTGGAATGACATCACTGACCGCAATTTTGACGGCCTGGTTGAAAGGACCCGTTCGCGACCGATCCCCTCTGGGCAGGTCACTGTCAAAGGGGCCGTTGTCTGGATGGTGCTGCAGATCGCCCTTTCGGCGCTGATCCTATTCAGCTTTAACCAGGCGGCCATTGCCATGGGCATTCTGGCCCTGTTCCCAGTGGCGATCTATCCCTTTGCCAAGCGGTTCACCTGGTGGCCGCAGGTATTTCTGGGGCTGGCCTTTAACTGGGGCGCCATGCTGGCCTGGGTGGCACATACCGGCACCTTGAACTGGCCGGCCGTGTATCTCTATCTGGCGGGCATCAGCTGGACGCTGTTCTACGATACCATCTATGCCCATCAGGACACCGAAGACGACGCGCTGATTGGCGTCAAATCCACCGCCCGGCTGTTTGGCAAAGACACTCCCGTCTGGCTGCGCCGATTTCTGGTAATTGTGGTCTGCATGATGACGCTGGCGGTACTGGGCGCGGTGATGCCCAACGGCTCTATCCTGGCACTGGCACTGGCGCTGGTTGCCCCCTGGGCGATGGGATGGCATCTGACCTGGCAATTGCAGGCATTGAACACCGAAAACAACGAGAATTTGCTGCAATTGTTCCGGTTGAACCGTGACACCGGCCTGATTCCGCTTATCTTCTTTGCCGCTGCCTTGTTCGCATGA
- a CDS encoding glutamate--cysteine ligase: MSIPQSGGGPIEHYSQLAEYLAEGNKPKADWRIGTEHEKFGYCKDSLKPLPFAGDRSIVAVLQGLRDSYGWSEVTEGGNLIGLEKDGANVSLEPGGALELSGAPLETIHETCDEVNVHLREVKDIADKIGVGFIGLGAAPIWTHDEMPLMPKGRYTLMNDYMAKVGTMGRDMMRRTTTVQVNIDFGSEADMVQKLRVALALQPVATALFANSPFFEGKPNGHKSWRSRIWRSLDDSRTGMLPFVFEQGFGFEAYVEYALDVPMYFVYRNGEYINALGMSFRDFLKGELPALPGEKPQMSDWADHLTTAFPEARIKKYMEMRGADGGPWRRLCALPAFWVGLMYDQSSLDAAWDLVKGWDAETREGLRVAASEQGLQAQVGDIKMMDLARDVVAMSEAGLKARARAGAGGLVPDETHFLNALKDSLESGKVPADELLDRYHGDWNGDLTKIYGEFSY, from the coding sequence ATGTCTATTCCCCAGTCCGGTGGCGGACCAATCGAACACTACAGCCAGCTGGCTGAGTATCTGGCCGAGGGCAACAAGCCCAAGGCGGATTGGCGTATTGGTACCGAACATGAAAAATTCGGCTATTGCAAAGACAGCCTGAAGCCGCTGCCCTTTGCCGGCGACCGCTCTATCGTGGCGGTTCTGCAAGGTCTGCGCGACAGCTATGGCTGGTCCGAAGTGACAGAAGGCGGCAACCTGATCGGGTTGGAAAAGGACGGCGCTAACGTCAGTCTGGAACCGGGTGGCGCGTTGGAACTGTCCGGCGCTCCGCTGGAAACCATCCATGAAACCTGCGACGAGGTGAATGTTCACCTGCGTGAGGTCAAGGACATCGCCGACAAGATTGGCGTTGGCTTTATCGGTCTGGGTGCGGCGCCGATCTGGACCCACGACGAGATGCCATTGATGCCCAAGGGGCGTTACACCCTGATGAACGACTATATGGCCAAGGTCGGGACCATGGGCCGCGATATGATGCGGCGCACCACCACCGTGCAGGTCAATATCGACTTCGGTTCCGAGGCCGACATGGTGCAGAAGTTGCGCGTGGCGCTGGCGCTGCAGCCAGTGGCGACAGCCCTGTTTGCCAACTCGCCGTTTTTTGAAGGCAAGCCGAACGGTCATAAAAGCTGGCGCAGCCGGATCTGGCGCAGTCTGGACGACTCGCGCACGGGCATGCTGCCCTTTGTCTTTGAACAAGGCTTTGGCTTTGAGGCTTACGTTGAATACGCGCTCGATGTGCCGATGTATTTTGTCTATCGCAATGGTGAATATATCAACGCGCTGGGCATGTCGTTCCGCGATTTCCTAAAGGGCGAGCTGCCCGCACTGCCTGGCGAAAAGCCGCAGATGTCGGATTGGGCCGATCACCTGACCACTGCCTTCCCCGAGGCGCGGATTAAGAAATACATGGAGATGCGCGGCGCCGATGGTGGCCCCTGGCGTCGTCTTTGTGCGCTGCCTGCGTTCTGGGTCGGCCTGATGTATGACCAATCCTCGCTGGATGCCGCCTGGGATCTGGTCAAGGGCTGGGACGCCGAAACCCGCGAGGGCCTGCGCGTTGCCGCCTCCGAGCAGGGCTTGCAGGCACAGGTTGGCGACATCAAGATGATGGATCTGGCCCGCGACGTTGTGGCAATGTCCGAGGCTGGCCTAAAGGCGCGGGCCCGGGCCGGGGCTGGCGGTCTGGTGCCGGATGAGACCCATTTCCTGAACGCGCTGAAGGACAGCCTGGAAAGCGGTAAGGTGCCTGCCGATGAATTGCTCGATCGCTATCATGGCGACTGGAACGGCGACCTGACCAAGATCTACGGCGAATTCAGCTATTGA
- a CDS encoding OmpA family protein, whose amino-acid sequence MRLSSLLIVSFTFLAAAGLSLVAAGFAVTGMEYSTEIAVRRTLDETGHDWAEVTADGLRVELNGTAPDEADRFTAISVVGTTVDAARIIDNMDITPTADLAPPRFSVEILRNESGISIIGLIPRGAGRAAIVEQLANLVGEDRVTDLLEIAHYDAPAGWTDAMTYAVKSLQSLPRAKISVVAGQVSITAISHNIDEKLALEKALNRTAPPGLRLALDIAAPRPVITPFTLRYHIDQNGGRFDACSAESDGSRDRILAAAQKAGLAEPTTCVIGMGVPSPNWSRAAELSIAGLAQLGAGSVTIANADITLVATAETPHALFDQVVGELENALPKVFALHAVLPVPEAATESAGPPEFTATLSPEGQVQLRGRLTDETLRHLTDSYAKARFGSDNVYVATRVVAGLPTNWPVRVLTGLEALSQLRRGSLTVTPDHVNLRGMSHQENATAEISKLLSAKLGGAESYGLEISFEPLPEPEDKPMEPEQCEAELAAIQQVHKIAFEPGSATVAADSRETVDAIAVILDQCGEVRLEIQGHTDSQGREEMNQNLSQARAQSVLNELRARRVVTSSFAAKGYGESTPIADNGTEEGREQNRRITFHLIRPEQRPEAQSTLDSAASENTDIEPSGETAPETDAPIEQETPEQ is encoded by the coding sequence ATGCGCCTTTCTTCACTATTGATTGTCAGCTTCACATTTCTGGCGGCCGCAGGTCTTAGCCTGGTCGCGGCAGGATTTGCCGTAACTGGAATGGAATACAGCACTGAAATCGCGGTTCGCCGCACTCTGGACGAAACAGGCCATGACTGGGCCGAGGTGACGGCTGACGGCCTGCGCGTGGAACTGAACGGCACTGCCCCCGACGAGGCCGACCGGTTCACCGCCATCTCGGTGGTTGGCACAACTGTTGATGCCGCCCGTATCATCGACAACATGGATATCACGCCCACAGCGGATCTGGCTCCCCCCCGGTTCTCGGTCGAAATCCTGCGCAACGAAAGCGGTATCTCTATCATCGGGCTGATCCCAAGGGGTGCTGGTCGTGCCGCCATCGTCGAGCAACTGGCCAATCTGGTTGGCGAAGACCGGGTCACCGACTTGCTGGAAATAGCCCATTATGATGCGCCAGCTGGCTGGACCGACGCGATGACATACGCGGTCAAATCCCTGCAGAGCCTGCCACGGGCCAAAATTTCAGTGGTGGCCGGGCAGGTCTCTATTACGGCGATTTCCCATAACATCGACGAAAAACTGGCCCTTGAGAAGGCATTGAACCGCACCGCGCCGCCCGGGCTGCGACTGGCACTGGACATTGCCGCGCCACGCCCGGTGATCACGCCGTTTACACTGCGCTATCACATCGACCAGAACGGCGGCCGGTTTGACGCCTGCTCGGCTGAAAGCGACGGCAGCCGGGACCGAATTCTGGCCGCAGCCCAAAAGGCTGGCCTGGCCGAACCGACCACCTGTGTGATTGGCATGGGCGTGCCTTCGCCCAACTGGTCCCGAGCCGCTGAGCTGAGCATTGCCGGCCTTGCCCAATTGGGGGCTGGATCCGTCACCATCGCCAATGCGGACATTACTCTGGTGGCCACCGCCGAGACCCCGCATGCGCTGTTCGATCAGGTGGTGGGCGAATTGGAAAACGCACTGCCCAAGGTCTTTGCCCTGCATGCGGTTCTGCCCGTTCCGGAGGCCGCAACCGAAAGCGCCGGCCCACCTGAATTCACCGCGACACTGAGCCCCGAGGGGCAGGTGCAACTGCGGGGACGGCTGACCGACGAAACCCTGCGCCATCTGACCGACAGTTACGCCAAGGCGCGGTTCGGCTCGGACAATGTCTATGTGGCCACCCGCGTGGTGGCTGGATTGCCCACCAACTGGCCAGTACGGGTGCTGACCGGGCTAGAGGCACTGTCACAACTGCGGCGTGGATCTCTGACTGTCACGCCGGACCACGTCAATCTGCGTGGCATGAGCCATCAGGAAAACGCCACCGCTGAGATATCCAAACTGCTGTCTGCCAAACTGGGCGGGGCTGAAAGCTATGGTCTGGAAATCAGCTTTGAGCCGCTGCCAGAACCCGAAGACAAACCGATGGAACCCGAGCAATGCGAAGCCGAACTGGCGGCCATTCAGCAGGTGCATAAAATCGCCTTTGAGCCTGGGTCAGCCACTGTTGCCGCTGACAGCCGGGAAACAGTGGATGCCATCGCTGTTATCCTGGATCAATGCGGTGAGGTCCGGCTGGAAATTCAGGGTCATACCGACAGCCAGGGCCGCGAAGAGATGAACCAGAACCTAAGCCAGGCACGGGCTCAGTCGGTTCTGAACGAATTGCGCGCACGACGGGTTGTGACCTCTAGCTTTGCCGCCAAAGGTTACGGCGAAAGCACTCCGATTGCGGACAACGGCACCGAGGAAGGCCGCGAACAAAACCGCCGTATTACCTTTCACCTGATCCGCCCCGAACAACGCCCCGAGGCGCAAAGCACGCTGGACAGCGCAGCGAGCGAAAACACCGACATTGAGCCGAGCGGTGAGACGGCCCCGGAAACGGATGCGCCCATCGAACAGGAGACCCCCGAACAATGA
- the plsY gene encoding glycerol-3-phosphate 1-O-acyltransferase PlsY, with protein MPIFETSAALLMLWALVGYGLGSVPFGLLLTRAMGLGNLRDIGSGNIGTTNVLRTGNKAAAALTLLLDGGKGAAAVLMARFLAGEDAAQLAGLAAFLGHCFPVWLNFKGGKGVATFLGLMLALAWPVGLACCLTWLASAALSRISSMGALGAALSAPLWTLVLGRADTVLLAAVLAAVVFWRHSANIARIRAGTEPKIGEK; from the coding sequence ATGCCAATATTCGAGACCTCTGCCGCCCTGCTGATGCTCTGGGCCCTTGTTGGCTATGGCTTGGGATCAGTGCCATTTGGCTTATTGCTGACCCGCGCAATGGGGCTGGGCAATCTGCGCGACATCGGGTCCGGCAATATCGGCACCACCAACGTGCTGCGCACGGGAAACAAGGCCGCCGCGGCACTGACACTGCTTTTGGATGGCGGCAAGGGCGCGGCGGCGGTGCTGATGGCGCGTTTTCTGGCCGGCGAAGATGCAGCGCAACTGGCCGGACTGGCGGCGTTTCTTGGCCATTGTTTTCCGGTCTGGTTGAACTTCAAAGGTGGCAAGGGCGTAGCCACCTTCCTGGGCCTGATGCTGGCGCTGGCCTGGCCGGTGGGCCTGGCCTGTTGCCTGACCTGGCTGGCCTCGGCTGCGCTGAGCCGGATTTCGTCGATGGGGGCCTTGGGTGCGGCCCTATCAGCCCCGCTTTGGACGCTGGTGCTTGGCCGTGCCGACACGGTCCTGCTGGCCGCGGTGCTGGCCGCGGTTGTTTTCTGGCGCCACAGCGCCAATATCGCCCGCATTCGCGCAGGCACTGAGCCAAAGATAGGCGAGAAATAG
- a CDS encoding glycosyltransferase, whose amino-acid sequence MQVFGYIRFSYLGRSDARMSRVPGATQDDYFQRLFDPLRMETRFHFFEKICLPSIKAQTDQDFTIFIMASQDMPEPYKTRLEASVAEVPQIRVCYSDVPNILHAFRPVVKELTAKLTDNSVHFRMDDDDAIGADLIANLRKMARHAEPGTLLSLPRGFHLFSHKGRPYLLPKVEAFIAIGFAFVNAPDSMRNPYASAHQKAFHRVPSMMEPRPHSYIHVAHASADTREMHNKRVARQLKNIPDYDTAEFQDRLKMDFSAAFPHTSLDEIYEAVLSSPDAVSN is encoded by the coding sequence ATGCAGGTATTTGGCTATATTCGGTTTTCTTACTTGGGCCGCAGCGATGCACGCATGTCGCGCGTTCCCGGCGCGACCCAAGATGACTATTTTCAGCGCCTGTTCGACCCACTTCGCATGGAAACCCGCTTTCATTTCTTTGAAAAAATATGCCTGCCATCAATCAAGGCCCAGACGGATCAGGATTTCACGATTTTCATCATGGCCTCGCAAGACATGCCAGAACCCTACAAGACCAGGTTAGAGGCATCCGTTGCCGAGGTGCCGCAAATCCGCGTTTGCTACAGTGACGTCCCGAACATTCTACATGCCTTCCGCCCCGTCGTGAAAGAACTGACGGCTAAGTTGACGGACAACTCTGTGCATTTCCGAATGGATGACGACGATGCAATTGGGGCCGATCTGATCGCCAACTTACGCAAAATGGCACGACATGCTGAACCCGGCACCCTGTTGTCACTGCCCCGTGGCTTTCATCTGTTTTCCCATAAGGGACGGCCCTATCTATTGCCAAAAGTCGAAGCGTTCATTGCAATCGGATTTGCTTTTGTGAACGCACCGGACAGCATGCGCAATCCCTATGCCAGCGCTCACCAAAAAGCGTTCCACCGGGTTCCTTCAATGATGGAACCACGTCCGCATTCCTATATCCACGTGGCTCATGCCTCGGCCGACACGCGCGAGATGCACAACAAACGCGTAGCGCGGCAACTCAAGAACATCCCGGACTATGATACTGCTGAGTTCCAAGACCGTCTGAAAATGGACTTCTCAGCGGCCTTCCCGCACACCTCTCTGGATGAAATCTATGAGGCTGTCCTGTCATCGCCAGATGCAGTATCCAACTAG
- the pyrC gene encoding dihydroorotase produces the protein MTLLFTNARLIDPEAGTDAPGHLLVQDGTITEVFAENLNVAAMFRARKISPEDVEIIDCNNRCLAPGIVDIGVKVCEPGERHKESYKSAGLAAAAGGVTTMVTRPDTAPTIDSPEVLEFVTRRAQADAPVNVLPMAALTKGRDGREMTEIGFLMDAGAVAFTDCDRVITDTKVYTRALTYARSCGALVIAHPQEPILSKGAAATSGKFAALRGLPAVSPMAERMGLDRDIALLEMTGARYHADQITTARALPALERAKANGLDITAGTSIHHLTLNELDPADYRTFFKVKPPLRSEDDRLAVVEAVRTGLIDIISSMHTPQDEESKRLPFEEAAAGAVALETLLPAALRLYHSGHLDLPTLFRAMALNPAKRLGLNSGRLNVGSPADLVLFDADVPFVMDRFALKSKSQNTPFDGQRMQGRVLATYVAGAPVYRRS, from the coding sequence ATGACCCTACTTTTCACCAATGCCCGCCTGATCGACCCCGAAGCAGGCACGGACGCGCCGGGCCATCTGCTGGTGCAGGATGGTACGATTACCGAGGTCTTTGCAGAAAACCTCAACGTGGCGGCAATGTTTCGCGCGCGAAAAATATCTCCAGAAGACGTTGAAATCATTGACTGCAACAATCGCTGTCTGGCCCCCGGTATCGTCGATATCGGCGTGAAAGTTTGCGAGCCGGGCGAGCGTCACAAGGAAAGCTACAAATCGGCGGGCCTTGCGGCGGCGGCGGGCGGGGTCACCACCATGGTCACCCGCCCCGATACCGCGCCCACCATCGACAGCCCCGAAGTGCTGGAATTCGTCACCCGCCGCGCCCAGGCCGATGCCCCGGTCAACGTGCTGCCAATGGCAGCGCTGACCAAGGGCCGCGACGGGCGTGAAATGACCGAGATCGGCTTTCTGATGGATGCCGGCGCGGTGGCCTTTACCGATTGCGACCGGGTGATCACGGACACCAAGGTCTATACCCGCGCCCTGACTTATGCCCGCTCATGTGGCGCACTGGTGATTGCCCACCCGCAAGAACCTATTTTGTCCAAGGGCGCTGCCGCCACAAGCGGTAAATTCGCCGCCCTGCGCGGGTTGCCCGCTGTGTCGCCCATGGCAGAACGCATGGGGCTGGATCGCGATATTGCGCTGCTGGAAATGACCGGCGCGCGTTATCACGCCGACCAGATCACCACGGCGCGCGCGCTGCCCGCACTGGAACGCGCCAAGGCCAATGGGCTGGACATCACCGCCGGCACCTCGATTCACCACCTGACTTTGAACGAGTTGGACCCGGCTGATTACCGGACCTTCTTTAAGGTCAAACCGCCGCTGCGATCCGAGGACGACCGTCTGGCGGTGGTCGAGGCGGTGCGCACGGGGCTGATCGATATCATCAGCTCTATGCACACCCCGCAGGATGAAGAAAGCAAACGGCTGCCCTTTGAAGAGGCGGCGGCCGGCGCGGTGGCGCTGGAGACCCTGCTGCCGGCCGCCCTGCGGCTGTATCACTCGGGGCATCTGGATCTGCCAACCCTGTTTCGCGCCATGGCGCTGAACCCGGCCAAACGCCTGGGACTGAACAGCGGTCGCCTAAACGTCGGATCCCCTGCGGATCTGGTCCTGTTTGACGCCGACGTCCCCTTTGTGATGGATCGATTTGCGCTGAAATCGAAATCGCAGAACACCCCATTTGACGGCCAGCGCATGCAAGGTAGGGTGCTGGCGACTTATGTTGCCGGTGCGCCGGTCTACCGGAGAAGCTGA